The Solicola gregarius DNA window TGAAGGTCTTGGCGCGGTGGTGATACCGACAGAGGCGGTGGCCGTTTCTCGAGTCGGTCGGGCCGCCGTCGGCGTGGTTGAGGATGTGGTCGTAGTCGGCGACCCGGGCGGGGCGTGTGCAGTGGGGGAAGGTGCAGATACTCGCGTTCATCAGGCCGAGCTGTTCCTTCAACCGCGGCGGCGCGACATACCCGGTGGCCGAGATGGTGGTCTCCAGGTCGATGACGGGTTTGACGGTCACGTGGGAGTGGCCGAGGATCTCGGCGGCTTCGGAGCGGGTGATGGCGCCGACGTCTTCGATCGACCAGGTGCCCCAGCACCGGTCGAAATGGACGTACAACACCGTCTGCCGCGAGCCGGAGCGGCGCGCCCGACGTGCTCGTTCGGGCGACCCGCCGTCACCGGGCTGGTCGGCGTACGAATCGTCGGCGCCTGCATCGGCGCCGCCGCCGGAACCGCAACGGGCGACGGCGACCTGGTGGTAGAGGTCGTCGAGGCTGTCGGGTTCGTCGAGCATCCCGAGGGCGACCGAGCGGAGGATGTCGTAGGCCCGGTTGTCGCCGAGGAACCGCAAGGATTCGACGATCTGGTCGAGACGTTGATCCAACCTCTTGCCGTCGTCGAGTGAGAGGGTGCCCGCGATGCGGGCGACGCCGTCGTCGGGCCAGATCGACACACTCCGACGGTTCCGGTTTTCGTTGCGCCGGTGTTCGGGGTCGTCGGGGTCTTCTGTGATGCGGATCTGGTCGAGGATCTGGTTCACCCGCGCCATGCCGACCCGCGCGATCAACGGCGTCCCGTCGACGTTGGCCGCGGCGAGGCGTCGGTCGGCGTCGGCGGCTTGGGCGATGGTGAATCGTCGGGTCTTGCGGGCGACCTTGCGGATCCGCCACGCATCGACAGATCCTTCGTGGAGGCAGGCGAACAGTTGCGGGAGCCGGTAGGTGAGGTCGAGGGCGTCGGCGATCAGGTCCCGGCCACCGGATGCGGACAGCCCGAGTGCAGGCCCGACCTCACACGCGGCGTACTCCGACACCGATGGGGTGCCCGACCCGCCGTAACGGGTCCACTCATTCACCCCGCCAGCCCGTGCGAGGGACTCCTCGGCGACCTGGCCCAAGTAGGCGGTCAGCGCGTCGTACTGCGCGGCCTCGGACTTGGCGATCCGACGCCGCGCATCCAACGCGATGTCGAGCCCGTCCTTGGACCCGGTGTTATCGGTGAGTGTGGCCGCCCTCATAGAACCTATTCTGCCACCCGCCACCGACAGAACCGGATGCTCAGAGGCCTTATCCACAAGGGATGTCAAGAAAAGTTCGAGAAAGTTCTAGGCCCGGGTAGCCGATGCGCAGAGAATCTGCGTTTGGGTACGAATAGCGACCCAAACGCAGATTCTCTCGTCGCCACGGGGCCGGGCCGGCACCGAAGCGCACGGAAACGATGAAAGCGGAAACGAAAAGCTGGGGAAAGCCGACCAGCAACGCGAGCCGCCCGGGTACGGATCTCGTCGCCGCCTATCGGTCTGCACCGCCGCAAACGGGAAACGATGAAGGTCGGAAGCCCAGCGCACGGGAAACGGTGAAGGCGGAAGCCCAACGCACGGAAGTTTAAGACAGCGGCCCAACGCACGGAAAGCTGAACACCGGAGCCGAACGCTCAGAAGCCCAGGCGCCTTAGCTGCTTGGGATCGCGCTGCCAGTCCTTTGCCACCTTCACATGCAGGTCGAGGTAGACGGGCGTGCCGAGTAGACGCTCGATCTGGGCGCGGGACGTCTGGCCGATCTCGCGCAGCCGGGCGCCCTTCGCCCCGATGACGATGCCCTTCTGGCTCTGGCGTTCGACGAAGACGTTGGCATGGATGTCGATGAGCGGACGGTCCTCGGGCCGATCGGGACGCGGGCCCATCTCTTCGACGACGACGGCCAGCGAGTGCGGAAGCTCGTCGCGGACGCCCTCCAAGGCCGCCTCGCGAATCAGCTCTGCCACCAGGGTCTCCTCGGGCTCGTCGGTCAGGTCGCCCGCCGGGTACAACGGTGGCCCTTCCGGCAGCCGCTGCACGATGAGGTCGGCGAGGGTGCCGAGCTGCTCGCCCGACTGTGCCGAGACCGGAACGACGTCGGCCCATTCGATGCCGGTCTCCGTGCCGAGCTTGGCGATGTCCGCGAGGTGCTCGATCAGCCGATCCGGGTTCACCAGGTCGATCTTGGTCGCGACCGCGATGACGGGCTTGCGGCGCAGCTTCGCGACCTCACGTACGAGGAACCGGTCGCCCGGGCCGATGCGTTCGTCGGCGGGGAGGCACACCGCGACGATGTCCACCTCGGCCCACGTCGTACGCACCAGGTCGTTCAGGCGCTCGCCGAGCAGCGTACGCGGACGGTGGAGCCCCGGGGTGTCGACGAGCACGATCT harbors:
- a CDS encoding HNH endonuclease signature motif containing protein, which encodes MRAATLTDNTGSKDGLDIALDARRRIAKSEAAQYDALTAYLGQVAEESLARAGGVNEWTRYGGSGTPSVSEYAACEVGPALGLSASGGRDLIADALDLTYRLPQLFACLHEGSVDAWRIRKVARKTRRFTIAQAADADRRLAAANVDGTPLIARVGMARVNQILDQIRITEDPDDPEHRRNENRNRRSVSIWPDDGVARIAGTLSLDDGKRLDQRLDQIVESLRFLGDNRAYDILRSVALGMLDEPDSLDDLYHQVAVARCGSGGGADAGADDSYADQPGDGGSPERARRARRSGSRQTVLYVHFDRCWGTWSIEDVGAITRSEAAEILGHSHVTVKPVIDLETTISATGYVAPPRLKEQLGLMNASICTFPHCTRPARVADYDHILNHADGGPTDSRNGHRLCRYHHRAKTFTTWQVSNPGPGIWLWQSPAGRTYLVTGGTTTRLPGRVTNTVQDKRKQSVA
- the era gene encoding GTPase Era; the encoded protein is MSAEFRSGFACFVGRPNVGKSTLTNALVGDKIAITSSRPQTTRHVVRGLVHRDDAQIVLVDTPGLHRPRTLLGERLNDLVRTTWAEVDIVAVCLPADERIGPGDRFLVREVAKLRRKPVIAVATKIDLVNPDRLIEHLADIAKLGTETGIEWADVVPVSAQSGEQLGTLADLIVQRLPEGPPLYPAGDLTDEPEETLVAELIREAALEGVRDELPHSLAVVVEEMGPRPDRPEDRPLIDIHANVFVERQSQKGIVIGAKGARLREIGQTSRAQIERLLGTPVYLDLHVKVAKDWQRDPKQLRRLGF